The DNA window AGATAAGGGGAGCCATCCAATTCTCAGTCTCCTTCCACACGGCGAGGGAGCATCAGTTCGGAGTTCTTCCTTGCATCTGCAGCTCGGCGCACCAAGGTTTCTGCTCCTCGTGGTCCTGGCCACAACTCAGAAGGCTCCACGAAAGGCGCCGGATCCACCCAGCTCGACCAGCTGCAGCAACCGCGAGAACGACTCGGCAGGTGCGCCTTTCCGGCCCGTCAAAAGGGGTATCAGACATCGCAGAGAAACTTGGCTTTACGGCTGTGGCTTTCAGTTCACGGATGGATGAGAATCAGATGCCGCCGCATCATGCCATCATGGAACATTGAACATTTGATGCATCCCTTACCGGCCAGCGAGTTCAGTAAACAGAAACAACTTGGCAGGGAAAAAATCACCACCCTTTTGATCTTCCTTCTGACCTTGACATCATGAGTATCTTTGGCAGTGAACCGTCGCAGATGTTCATGAGCAACTCACCAAAAGGAAACCACAAGCAGAGGGAAAGTACTCTCGAAAATCGCTCTGTGCAAACCTAGTGTCCTCACAAGCAAGAGACCAGCTTTGCCCAAACCAAACAGCAGCTTAACCAGCAACCCTAAGGCAATCACATAGTCATACATCAAACAAAGCCATACAACAGAATTTTCATCTTTTCTCGTACCATTCTGAGCTACAAAAATTTTCCGGGATACGTCATACATGCATTGTTGCAAAATCCGTACACAGAAGCAGATGGAAGCAATGAAAGACAGTGCTTGCTCCTGGACGAACGTGGAATGCATCTACGGCACTATGCCCCCAAATTAGGAATAAAAGAACTTTGGAGACATGATAACCAGGAAAAAGAATTAAACCTAGCACCGTGGACCTTGATTGATCCTGGTACTATTTATTagctaccagaaggaatttTGTTTTGTCGATTTCCTTGTTTTATTCATGTCGCTCTTTCATATGCACTGCCAATCTGCATGTGAAGCCAGTCCGATGTCAAGGCCTGGGGGTATTCCCTTGGTGTTTGTGGATCGAATGTCAGACCAGGAGCCGTATTATATGGTGGAGCTGGAGCACCAAACTGCAAGAACGTGGCACTAGTGAACCTTACTGAACCTTTATGTTAACTCGAAGGCCCATTTAACAGATGACTAAGTACAGGCATAAAACTCAAAGAAACTAGCATGCCATATCAACAATGTACTGATCCTAGAATctaaaattttgaacatctgCTTGTCACACATTTAATATTTTACCAAAATTTATGACCTTGTTGCTAAGTAGCAATAATAAACCTGAAAAACAATGCAATAAAATGGGATGGCAGCTAAGTTATAAACATTTGGTTTGAAAAAAGCACAATGTTGTTACTTTTCTCTCAGTTACGAATTGTGCATATGCATGTAGGAACATGTCATGACCAAAACAGTTTTGAATGGTTCACATAGATCATCAAATGAATTTAAAACAATAAAGAGTGCAAAGCTTCGAAATCAGAAGACAAAAATCAATATTTTTCTACATACTGAAGTTTTACCGATAATATATTGTGATACAGCTTGAGATACCTACCATAGTGCAATACATGAAAGATGCAAACAGGGGCAAACAAGGTCAGGTTACTTTGAGCTGATATGGCTGTGCGTGCAGAAAACAAGATGCACGTTGGTTTTCTGTACCTTTTTTTTTATATCAAGGATCCTGGAAGTGGAAGCTCTGGTTTAATTATTCATGAATAAACTTATATCTTTAGATGGAAAAGATGCAGTTGCATTGTTCATATGGGCATTAACCGCTTCAAGCTTCATGGACAAAAACTGCAGAGAACAGGTAAATTAGTATATCAACATATACAAGACGATTTCACATGAGATGAGACACGAAACCACATACCTCAACTTGACGCTGTAGAGATTGGATATAATTTATTATCTCATCAAGGACTGATGCTTTCCCAATAACCTGACAAATGGAAAATTTAATGTCTCCAATAGAAGTTTTCActgaggaaaaagaaaggacTCTGAGAGGAGAGAGAACATGATAATTGAGAACTGAAAGTATGACAGCACAAAAGTTTGAATCCGTAGGGTAATTCAACGTGTACCTTATTGCATCCAGGGACAAGATCTTGAAGAACTTTCATCCGTTCACTTATCTTCTCTCGTCGTGCCTATCAGTACACACGCATTGAGTTGATTGGGTCATTAATTTGAAATTTTGAATAACTACAAATTCGCCAAAAGGTCAACACATGCGCATTCCAATCTCTGTAATAACTTAGTTGAtactatcatagttttgtgagAAAATATTAAACCAGTTAAAGAAAACATCCATAAGTACAGGGTGAAAAGACCATCAGAGCAGTAAGAGCTTACTCTTTCTGCAAGGCTATGGCTGTCCGTTGCTTGACCTCTTCTAGCCCTCACATGGATGTAGTCTTGTTTCGGTGGCTCTGGAGGTGCATGTTTTTTCTCAACAGTAGCATTCCCTGAATTTGTTTCAGCTTCTGTCCTTATTTTATCATTACTTTTACTAGATGTCATCTGCTTCAAACGTTTTGCTTCTGGGTCAGCCTAAGAAAAAGAATATACAAATGAATAATCCGAACTGAAATACTCATCATTTTACTTTTTGCATTTAAATGCCAAGGAAATTCAGCCCTGACAAATGCTCGGAGCATACATGTAACGGAAGAAACAAAGAATGAGAACAATCAAGCATCAAAGTTTGCAGGTCAGCTACAGGAAGTTGTAGGAAGACCAAAAGCTGCACTATCATCATATAGAGAGCATGTGCTCCGAAAACCCTGCCATTGCTCTTAGACCAGCACAATGCACACTGTTGCTCACATGGTCAGACAAAACAACAATGCTGCAACGACCTATTTGGCCGTGGTTTCAGCTTATTTTGACAGCACCCACCACAATTCCCATACCCATGACAGCGACATTGGACCAATTCGTTAGACTACAGCTGCATAAAGTAGCTCATCCTACACTAAACTGAACTCCAATTGTACCAAGCGCCCCAGCATCCGTATCCCTGCAAACCCGGCGCCACAAATCCCCTGTATATCTACCGACTGGAGACATCATTGAGTACAACCCCCATTCTGCATGGCATTGAGCTCGGTGGCTAACTCATCAACCAGCAAGGCAGCAATTCAGTATCCTCAAACCAATCGAATCACTTTGAGAACTGACGGCGGACCTTGACTTTCGAGTCTGATACTTCACACTAAATGCGACGCGCACCACCGCCGAGCACAAGCAGGGGTAAATCCGACGGCACGGACGAGCAGATCACGGCGGCGCACTTGCCCAAGCTACAATTCACGGTGTCGCAATCCCACAGGCTATACCCAGCTCCCAGAACCACCAACCCGACACGGATCACAGCCAATGCGGCGCGCGAGGGAAGAAGGAAGGAGCCAGCCTTACCGAGTCctggccgccgctgccgctaccggcggcggcgccggaggtggAGGCGAACTTGGACGGCTCCTCCTCGGCCGGCGTGTCCCGCCGCGGCCTCCTGCGACTGGAGCCGCCGCCGGAGTGGCCGCCGTTGCCCCGGTCGGCGGTGGTGACGACGGAGGAGGCCTCGTGGTGGGGCCCGGAGGCGAGGTAGTGGTGCGGCGGTCGCCAGAGCTCGGCGGCGACGGAAGAGGAGGCGGGATCCAtgcgctggcggcggcgagctctaGGGTTCTGGCCGGGCGCGGGAGCCGCGGCGGGCGGCCAGATCGGGGCGGTGGAGCTAGCTGGCTGGCAGTGGCAGTGGGGCGTGGGCGCGGAGTCAGAGGTCAGAGAAGACCGGAGGAACCGGGGAAGAGAGACGCGGTGCGATTGCGAGAAAAAAATTTGAATAACCGGTAGGGTTTGGGATTCGGGACATTGATTGACGGGGCTAGCTGGCTAGTCGCTAGGCTGGGGATCTAGCCGTCTAGGCGGGCCCGTACCGGATTGGAAGCAAAACCGTTGCGGGTGCGGTGTGGCGTGCGTGAGCCACTTCAACCAGAGTCTTCTGCCTCGGTTTACCGATACGGGGCCGAGCTACAGAAAAATAGAGAGGGTGGGGCCCTTCGTAATATTGAAATTAGTATGGTAAAAATTTAGAAGTGATAAGAAATTATGGATTTTTTTCTAGGTACGGCCGCACCCACAAGTCTCTGCCTAGCTCCGTCCATAATTACCATCATGGATGATCCTTAAAATGAAAACCTTGAAATTTTTAGGCACTAGCGAGAAAATCGCACTTAAAAAAACAACTTACCATTTCATCAGCCTTTGCAATCGCCATACAAAAAAACATGATGACGTGAGGTTAATCTACTTACCCTATGTGAAGCCAACAAACATAATGCAACTCGAGCGCTGTTGCTAACACGCATTCAATGACCAACCTTGGCAACAAGTGAAAAAATAAGAGCAAAATCACTGAAGGATTGGGGGTGCTTATTTTTGGGCTTAGGCTTGGATGGGCCCATTTAGGTACACCGCCCATGCAAGTAGTGGCCCCAGCCCAAAAAAGGTCTCCTGATGCCTTTGCGCCGCTGATTCGGAATGGCGAAACGGACGCCAGGTCTCGTGGATCGCCTATTCACCTGTCTGTCTCGGTGTCTCTGGTGGATtcatatattttttttctttctctctgtCGCGATTTGCTGCTAGCACAGCACGTGCGCAGCGCGTGCACGAAAGGCCTAGCCCGTATACGCTCAGGTCAGGCGCTCAACGAATGGGACAAACAGCCACCAAATATGCGATGCCACTGTTTGCTAATAGAATCATTAATTAATGCAGTGGCTTAGCAACACATGCAAATAGCGGGGCCATGTGCTGGTGAGCACGTGATTCGCCAGGGGAAAACTGGATTAGGCTATGGGTctcatgttgagtttcatgATATTAATTACCATAACACATTAGCATTTTTGATGATATAACACTGATTTAATGAGGGAAGAGAAGTAACCAGTTTCATCCCCAcgacactctgctaactcgtttCCAAGACGTTGGAAATGGCGTGAAACGACAACTGTGACCGCCATTGTTTCATGAGGATCATGTGCGCCaatagatcaactagcattAAATTACACTGGTTAGTTTTGGAAACAGTGAAATGAAACTCTCTATTGAGGCGTAGTGTTTCATTCATCCCCCAAACTGACGTGGCATTCTTGGAAATAGCGATATGAAACCCTCCATTGTGAACACCCCCAAGCTGGCGTGGCATTCTTGGAAACAGGAATATGAAACCCTCCATTGACAATGGAGCTGGCGTGGCATTCTTGGAAACAGAGATATGAAACCCTCCATTGAGCTGGGGGATGAATGAAATACTGTACCTCAATAGAGAGTTTCATTTCACTGTTTCCAAAGCTAACCAGTGTAATCATAATGGAGGGTTTCATACCCCTGTTTCCAAGAATGCCACGTCAGCTTGGGGATGAATGAAACATTatgcctcaatggagagtttcatttcactGTTTCCAAAACTAACCAGTataattaaatgctagttgatctattGGCGCACGGAATCCCCCATGAAACAACGGCGGTCACAGTGGTCGTTTCACGCTATTTCCAACGTCTTCTCTTCCCTCATTAAATCAGTGTCATATCATCAAAAATGCTGATTTGTCATGGTAATTAATGCCATGAAACCGCCATAAAACCtccattgtgattagccttaGCCTTAGGTGATCATTTTCACGCCATTTCCaatagatcaactagcattAAATTACACTGGTTAGTTTTGAAAAcagtgaaataaaactcttcaTTAAAGCATAGTGTTTCATTCATCCCTCAAGCTAACGTGGTATTTTTGGAAATAGGGATACGAGACCCTCTCTGTTGTGATTAGCCTTAGGTGATCATTTTCACGGCTTTTAGGGGAAAACGAAGGACAGCTGGCAGCGGGATCAAAGCGACGAGCAAAAGGAAaactagaagaaagaagaggAAATGCGCGCATTATTCCATAAAAAGGCTGTGCGAGTTCGAGAAATGAAAGGCAAAGCACGCACCCCCTGTAGGCTGTAGCAGCAAACGTTGTGCTGGCCTGTCGCTTTCACGCTCCCAGCGTTTTGGTCCCACCATTTCCTCTCCAAAGGGTCGAAATTTTGTGCTATGGACCTTTGATCAAAAGAGATTACGAATGTAACACACAATAGTGGACTGCTTGTCAATAGAGCACGGGGAACGAGAGGCTTTTAAAACTGTCAGATActatttttcttaaaaaaaaacttGGCAGCGGGAATAGCGGCCAGCAGCAATGTTTGTGAATTGTGATGGCGTGAGGCGCGCGGTGCGGTGTGTTTGGCTGTGTTGTGGGCCGTGGATGGCGGACATCAGCGCAGCGTGGCCCTGGCACGACGCGGTTACGACGGAAGGAAACCCTGTTTGGAACCATCAGCAGCCTGTAATCCCAGCCTGAACGTCGCAGCCGGCACCCAATCCGCCACGGCCACGGACCGTGGTCGGCCGGGGGCGGAGCGCGAGAGACCAGAGCCGAGCCGCCGTCCCGTCGCGATCCGGCGCGCGGGGCACCACGCGGTGTCGGTCACCCACCCCGCCACCATCCGGGTCCCCGGCCAGGGCTGGCGGGCAGGCGGCCGTGCACGGGAAGCAAGCGTCCGGGCCGGTCGCTGTCTCGCCCGTCGCTTGACcggacggacggacggacgCGGCGCGAGATCCAACCACTCGGTACCAGCACCACCTCAACATGCTCCCTCTCCACGTAGGAGCAGCACCTTTCCTGGTTCCGTCGATCGCAATCAAGGCATTAATCccccgcggcgcgcggcgcgtttGCGTGGTGACCAGGCGATTCAGGACGAACCGGCCGGACGGGGAAAAGGACACCACCGTTGTTGGTCTAGCAGGGTCAGGAGGAAACGGGCCGTCGGGTTCACGGGCCCGGACGTGCCTGTCGGAGACGACCACCCCGCCACCGCGCCGACGCCGGCGACGTGGCGGCGGAAAGCGACCTGGCCCCGCGCGTTGCCGGCGCGAGACGGGCAAGCAAGGCTACCTTTCGGCCTGCTCCGCGCTGCTTCTAGTTCAAGGGATCCTGCCCGAGGCGCTCGCGTCTCCAACGCCGCGACGCGCGTGGAAGAGCGGGTACTGTACGTAGGGCGTGTTTGTTTCCGCCTCAGGTGTCAGGTGTTTGAGAGAGCAACGACCGAGATCGCAGCAACGCCGCACCATCGAAGCTTTgtgtagtagcagcagcagacCAAAAACCAAAAACAAAAGGAGCCGTGAGCAGTGAGCTTATAATAGTTTTCAGTCCTGTCGCGTTGACATCACTTGTCAACCTGTCACTGTCGATTAACAGGATAGCAGACCCGTACCCTGCGTGCATCCAGTCCAGGTAATCCACCGCGCCCACGCCTCATTTCCGTCCCTGAATCGTGGGCACCCGAGAACgtgtggccgccgccgccgccgcccaaggTCAGCTGCCGCCGCTCGTTCGGTCGCCACTCGCTTCAGCATAGCATCCAGCAGCAAAGTCCGGAGGTCGCTGCCGCCTCCGAACGCGACTGCCTCTCACACCGAATCGCAACCGTGCACCCCGGATTGCTGGCGCAACGAGAACGCTCGAAGCCTGAAGGGCCCGTGTACCGGGGCCATGAGCGTACCGCCGCTGCGAGCTCCTTTCCATTGAACGGTACGATACAGTCACTTAAACTTGTGTGGAGAGATTAGACTAAACTCTTCGCTGCAATTTGGTTTTGGCGTAGCGGATAGCACAATAGCACCACCCGTGACGGAATCGGGTTGCTCGTGTGGTTAAGGTCGAGCTGTACCAATTATCATTCTGTAAATATTAGACACCTGGGTcctgtttagattgcaaaactttataatatttggaactgtagcgttttcgtttgtatttgacaaattttatctaatcatggactaactaggcttaaaagattcgtctcgtgatgtacaattaaactgtgcaattagttattttttttacatacatttactgctccatgcatgggtcccaaaattgatgtgatggagataGTGTAAAAATTATAATATTTTAAGTGCATCTAAATAAGGCCCTGGAAATGTTCTGTCGCAGTTTGAACTACCATCGTAGGGACCTGGCTTCTGGCTTTTCTAATTTCTGCAAGTCATTCAGCAATTTTGATCTCCGCAAAGGGTATTATCCATCCCATCTACACTTCCTCGCGCGCGTTTTGCTTTCGATATGAAGTCATTATATTTACTTTTTTCTAAACTTCTATAACCGTCAAACAAATTGAACCTAGAAACAAAATAGTCTCTGCCAATTTCTAAAGATCTGATCATTTTTTCCGTCCTTTGATATTTGCTTCATTCTGCACCATTGATAGATGGACCTGATATTGAAGATGTAAAAACTGGAGCTGAGAGTTCAAAACTTCATAGAATTAACGCTTGGTGAGTAAAAATGGTAAAGGTCAAAGATCTTGACCGGCACACATTGGGTTAAAAAAATACCATTACAAGATACATAAAATGCATAATATATCACACTTTTTACAATATCACTTTTATATCATTATAATATGCTAATCTATATTTATATTGTTTCGCCCGTAGCAAGAAACGAGCATACTTGCTAGTAGAAAaataaaggaaaagaaaaaatgaaaagaacaagGGAAAAGAGAGTAAAACATTCAACAATAGTGCTAAATGTACAAAATATTTCTGAATAGTAATATTGATAAATTGATCGTTGTTAGAAACTCAACTTTAACAATTTCTTTAAAAGAATTTCTTTTTACAAGCGGTACAGTCTTTCTACCAATTGCAGTGGTTTTAGACTTACTTGGTAGCCTAACTATTTCTAGAGTCATATCTGATGACTTTTGTATAACTTCTAGAAATATAATGTTGAAAATCGAGGAATACTTGGAACGCCAAAGAAAACTTCCAACCCATGCTCCTGTATATACGCGTGTACTGCATTCACACCCCGTGCAGAGAAGCGAGGAACGGATCAGCACGAGAAAATCATAAAACAAGTCAAACAGGGACTCATCCGTAATATCACTACCCTCGAAGGGATCAATTCGAGAAAAAGCAGCGTCCCCACCCCGAATTCGATTTCTTCCTCCCCCTTTTCCACGCGCACCACCATTCCCAAGCCctcctttccccctcctccACCCGCTCTCCCACATCCCCACCACCTCCGGCGagctctgcaccggcggcagcggAGGAGCGTGGGGGCTGATCCTAGGAGGCCAAGGAGCAGCGGAGCGGAGACGAGGCGATGGGGCAGCAGCAGCTGATCTACTCGTTCGTGGCGCGGGGCACGGTGGTGCTGGCCGAGTACACCGAGTTCACCGGCAACTTCACCACCATCGCGGCCCAGTGCCTGCAGAAGCTCCCCGCCAGCAACAACAAGTTCACCTACAACTGCGACGGCCACACCTTCAACTACCTCGTCGAGGACGGATTCAGTGAGTTGCTTCCGCTCCCGCTCCCTCTCCCCCGTCGCTCCGATCCGCTCTACTCCGCCTGGATCTGCGCCGCCCCCGGCGCGATTCAGGGTTTTCCGCGCATAGATCTCGCGGGGGTTCGCTCGATCCGCTCGGTGGGGTCAGGTTAGGTCGTCTCGAGTAGTTTGTTTGGTAGGTTAGTGTCATGACCCAATGATGATGCCATGCGGGGTTGTTGCTTACGCTTAGCAAGCGGAGGAGTTGTTTGGGCTCCAGTTTGAGTTGAGATGTGTTTTTGGGAGGTTCGGGAGTTGCTGTAAATGGCTATTTTAGGGATATTTCTATGTATGATTGCATGGTACTCGGCAGCGGAAAATATAGGCTCGTTGCGTGATGTGTGTTTTGGATAGTCCTTGATCCGAGCGAACGTTGTCAAATATTGGAGGATTTTCCACCTTTCCGGGGTCTGGAAAATACTGCAATTGCAGCCGGATGTGTTTCATCATGCCTTCAATGGGGATAAAGGCATTGACATGTTTATCTGATGAAATGAAATGTGCTATATTGGTCCCGTTTATGGTCATTGGGAGATGCTTCCACTTTTCCGTTTCTATTGGCGTTAGTTGTTGTTTAGCTAGATTGTATTTTTATTTGGTAGCCCCTCCATTCTTAAATATATGATGTTTAGGACAAGCTAATTGGTTAATTTTTTAATTAACTAGCTTGTCATAAACGTCATATATTTAAGGATGGAGGTAATTTGGTCAATATAAGTGGTTGCAGCCTCTTAGGTGATAAATGCTGTAATAGCAAGTTCTTAGTGCCTAATATGACTTAGGTCCCTGTCCCCATTTAAATAGATTGCAGGTTGCTCTATAACAAATGTACCAAGTTATTATGCAAGAGAAGTTTGCTGCAAGTAACTCTAATAATAATAGAGAGTTTGTAATGTCACTGACCTGTGTGTTACTAGTTGTTAATCTTAATAATGGCTGACCAAATGGAAAACTTGGGGATATGTTTCTGCATATGTGTGACAGCATCTAATTGGATGTCCAAATATGGAAGTTCTCTTATTTCTATTTTCTCAAAGTCCACTTCAGTTAACTGAAGCAAATGTCACTGCATTTAGATTTTCTTATCTCTCCATTGTGAAGGTTCGTCATAGGCTAACATGAAGCATTGATCAATGTATTTGTGCTTTGGTGCTTGTTTTTATCTGTCACAGCCAATACTTGTACAACATATCGATGATAAATATTGTTTGCTTTTCTACAGCGTACTGCGTGGTTGCTGTCGAATCAGTTGGCCGACAAATCCCCATAGCTTTCCTGGACAGAGTTAAGGAAGATTTCACGAAAA is part of the Panicum hallii strain FIL2 chromosome 2, PHallii_v3.1, whole genome shotgun sequence genome and encodes:
- the LOC112882225 gene encoding transcription factor BHLH094-like is translated as MDPASSSVAAELWRPPHHYLASGPHHEASSVVTTADRGNGGHSGGGSSRRRPRRDTPAEEEPSKFASTSGAAAGSGSGGQDSADPEAKRLKQMTSSKSNDKIRTEAETNSGNATVEKKHAPPEPPKQDYIHVRARRGQATDSHSLAERARREKISERMKVLQDLVPGCNKVIGKASVLDEIINYIQSLQRQVEFLSMKLEAVNAHMNNATASFPSKDISLFMNN